A genomic region of Cydia strobilella chromosome 12, ilCydStro3.1, whole genome shotgun sequence contains the following coding sequences:
- the LOC134746116 gene encoding pyridoxal kinase translates to MSEDTPRVLSIQSHVVHGYVGNKSAVFPLQVLGFEVDSINTVQFSTHTAYKHIKGNVLKNEEMEELFEGLTLNEVDYYTHLITGYSRSPDSLKQIAGIIRKLKQKNPNLIYVCDPVMGDNGKMYVPENILPVYRDIVVPLADIITPNQFEAELMTGLRVEDVKGACKVIEVLHSKGVKTVVLSSTDLGDSDNMIAIASSKGECYTIQIPKVDATFTGTGDLFAALFLAWSYKTGDNLNLTLEKTIATMQAIVKDTYQKARAKHPTGKVPPALIELRLIQNKATIEDPVIQINAKKMDCSC, encoded by the exons atgtctGAAGATACGCCCAGAGTTCTCTCAATTCAAAGCCATGTCGTACACGGATACGTCGGTAATAAAAGTGCAGTTTTTCCTTTGCAA GTATTAGGATTTGAAGTTGATTCTATCAACACAGTCCAATTCTCAACACATACTGCATATAAACACATAAAAGGCAATGTGTTGAAAAATGAAGAAATGGAGGAACTCTTTGAAGGACTGACATTAAATGAGGTTGACTATTACACACACCTCATTACTGGCTACTCGAGATCACCAGACTCTTTAAAACAGATTGCTGGAATCATCAGAAAGCTGAAACAGAAGAATCCTAACTTAATATATG TTTGTGATCCAGTCATGGGCGACAACGGCAAAATGTATGTTCCAGAAAACATACTGCCCGTGTACCGCGACATAGTAGTGCCTCTCGCAGATATCATCACTCCGAACCAATTTGAAGCTGAACTAATGACTGGCCTTCGAGTAGAGGACGTGAAGGGAGCTTGCAAAGTTATTGAAGTGCTGCATAGTAAAGGCGTTAAGACTGTAGTGCTTTCGAGCACAGATTTGGGTGATAGTGACAATATGATTGCAATTGCCAGCTCAAAAG GTGAATGTTACACAATCCAGATCCCGAAAGTGGACGCGACGTTCACGGGCACAGGGGACCTGTTCGCCGCGTTGTTCCTAGCGTGGTCGTATAAAACTGGCGACAACTTGAATCTCACGCTTGAGAAGACGATTGCTACTATGCAGGCCATTGTTAAAGATACATATCAGAAAGCTAGAG CCAAACACCCTACAGGCAAGGTGCCCCCGGCGCTGATAGAGCTCAGATTGATACAGAACAAAGCCACCATCGAAGATCCCGTCATACAAATAAACGCTAAGAAAATGGATTGTAGCTgttaa
- the LOC134745784 gene encoding biogenesis of lysosome-related organelles complex 1 subunit 1, whose translation MLSSLIKEHQTKQAAKRVIQEQKRKECIAAANDLTQALVDHLNVGVAQAYLNQKKLDAEAKLLHQGAINFSKQTQQWLALVENFSSALKEIGDVENWARSIENDMKIVTDTLENAYKMAQEQPSTTQNNQ comes from the exons ATGTTGTCCTCGCTAATTAAAGAACATCAAACTAAACAAGCAGCGAAAAGAGTCATACAAG AGCAAAAACGCAAGGAATGTATAGCTGCAGCAAATGATCTAACACAGGCTTTAGTCGATCATCTCAATGTTGG TGTAGCTCAAGCTTACTTAAACCAGAAGAAGCTAGATGCTGAAGCGAAATTATTACATCAAGGAGCCATTAATTTCTCAAAGCAGACTCAACAGTGGTTGGCGTTGGTTGAGAATTTCAGTAGTGCACTAAAAGAGATTGGTGATGTAGAGAACTGGGCCCGCAGTATTGAGAACGATATGAAAATAGTTACCGACACACTAGAGAATGCTTACAAAATGGCTCAAGAACAGCCAAGCACTACACAAAACAACCAATAA
- the LOC134745785 gene encoding lysophospholipid acyltransferase 7-like: MLDTATAIFYTSLLACVPLGCLYKNIEDEQKRRALGTGIGILIALVICGPKVFYTVLLVSGNIIVIKCCDKRFVHKMSLSFTWMFLLYLYFHAGCTKYAGWLFQTLSLRLVGLAFEINIYDQTTSNTENKSAPHKVPASLPDEKVTQLSAADIATYAFFFIGIHKGPYYTWKTFNDHLNSIASVQGDFWVVTEQKLRKTLLLTLGYFALRSNYPISMYEDDEFYTNYGTDYRFLFCMPQLMIYYLESQIILMITTSACSGAGFGVYRAKSMAVPGAGPTKPVVGPELPPDKEEYNFSMLKCFDNEKILMGPKMKDTIRGWDMATRYWFAQYIVKNLINNNFEVRSACSFLLWTIWTGSTIQDTIIALTLWVYIHLESDYSQLYSESLTGPWDLGFAIMRILCLCYLTPCLIIEDWAVALRYYNSIYWVYHIVLGVLTVAAIAVDKSRTRVKCVTNADTLKDIPAGKSKTDDVASSKPESTTQDSGPSTSGNK; the protein is encoded by the exons ATGCTAGATACAGCAACCGCTATATTTTACACATCGCTTTTAGCATGCGTACCACTTGGTTGCttgtataaaaacattgaaGATGAGCAAAAGCGGCGTGCATTAGGTACTGGGATAGGAATACTGATTGCACTAGTTATTTGCGGTCCCAAAGTATTTTACACAGTTTTATTGGTATCGGGAAATATTATTGTGATTAAATGCTGCGATAAACG TTTCGTCCATAAAATGAGCCTCTCGTTTACATGGATGTTTCTTCTATATTTGTATTTCCATGCTGGATGCACAAAATACGCTGGGTGGTTATTCCAAACTTTATCATTACGGCTGGTCGGTTTAGCTTTCGAAATTAATATCTATGACCAAACTACAAGCAACACTGAAAACAAAAGTGCTCCTCATAAAGTTCCCGCGAGTTTACCTGACGAAAAGGTTACTCAATTATCCGCCGCTGACATTGCCACGTATGCGTTTTTCTTTATTGGCATACATAAAG GGCCGTATTATACGTGGAAAACCTTCAACGACCATTTAAATAGCATTGCCAGCGTGCAAGGTGATTTCTGGGTGGTTACCGAGCAGAAACTGAGAAAGACTTTATTGCTGACACTTGGATATTTTGCCCTGCGGTCGAATTACCCAATctct ATGTACGAAGATGATGAGTTCTACACAAACTATGGCACCGATTATCGATTCTTATTCTGTATGCCACAACTAATGATTTACTACCTGGAGTCCCAGATCATCCTGATGATTACCACTAGCGCGTGTTCGGGAGCGGGGTTCGGTGTGTATCGTGCCAAGTCCATGGCGGTCCCGGGCGCCGGACCTACAAAACCGGT CGTAGGACCAGAACTGCCACCGGATAAAGAAGAATACAATTTTTCAATGCTAAAATGTTTCGATAACGAGAAAATATTGATGGGGCCGAAAATGAAGGACACGATACGTGGCTGGGACATGGCCACGCGGTACTGGTTCGCGCAGTATATCGTCAAGaatcttattaataataatttcgaaGTAAG AAGCGCATGCTCATTCCTGCTTTGGACGATATGGACGGGTTCCACAATCCAGGATACAATCATAGCACTGACCCTCTGGGTCTACATTCACTTGGAATCAGATTATTCCCAGTTGTACTCGGAATCG ctaACAGGCCCATGGGATCTCGGCTTTGCGATAATGCGCATTTTATGCTTGTGCTATCTTACGCCATGTCTCATCATAGAAGACTGGGCCGTAGCTCTGAGATATTACAACTCAATCTACTGGGTATACCACATTGTACTCGGAGTTCTGACCGTGGCAGCGATTGCTGTAGATAAAAGTAGAACAAGAGTGAAATGCGTCACGAATGCAGATACTCTAAAAGATATTCCTGCGGGAAAAAGTAAAACTGATGACGTAGCATCAAGCAAACCTGAAAGCACGACCCAGGACAGCGGGCCGTCTACAAGTGGAAATAAATGA
- the LOC134745783 gene encoding acyl-CoA Delta-9 desaturase-like — translation MPPQVDPIPSGVVFESDTQTADLGLDKDVSVLKKATPKKHEYVWGNILWFLYLHIASLYGLYLVFTSAKWQTNVFAFAVHLMCAIGIGAGSHRLWTHRSFKAKTPLRIVLMLWQTMGFQDCIFEWARDHRTHHKYADTDADPHNAERGLFFSHMGWLCVKKSPEVIEGGKRIDISDLYADPVVMWQKKHYMKLMPLLCFVLPTVIPVYCWNETWLNAFLIPTILRYTCGINVVWSVNSFAHVFGYRPYDKSLNPRENLAVWMVCVEGFHNYHHTFPWDYRATELPLYNMLTPTIVFIEAMAKIGQAYDLKSVTPEIVKQRSQRTGDGSHQLWGWDDPEFTEKLKDKLGAVSNTERGEKVKCG, via the exons ATGCCGCCTCAAGTAGACCCAATTCCCAGCGGGGTTGTGTTCGAGTCCGACACGCAGACCGCTGACTTAGGTTTAGACAAAGATGTCTCAGTTTTAAAGAAGGCGACGCCGAAAAAGCACGAGTATGTGTGGGGCAACATCTTGTGGTTCCTGTATCTACACATAGCTTCTCTGTACGGATTGTATCTGGTGTTCACGTCAGCGAAATGGCAGACCAATGTTTTCG CATTCGCCGTCCACCTGATGTGCGCCATCGGCATTGGTGCTGGATCCCATCGCCTTTGGACTCACCGCAGCTTCAAAGCTAAAACCCCTCTCCGGATCGTTCTGATGCTATGGCAGACCATGGGATTCCAG GACTGCATCTTCGAATGGGCGCGCGACCACCGCACGCACCACAAGTACGCGGACACGGACGCCGACCCGCACAACGCCGAGCGCGGCCTCTTTTTCTCCCACATGGGCTGGCTCTGCGTCAAGAAGAGCCCGGAGGTCATCGAGGGAGGCAAGCGCATCGACATTAGTGACCTTTACGCGGATCCTGTCGTCATGTGGCAGAAAAA ACATTACATGAAGCTGATGCCTCTCCTCTGCTTCGTACTGCCTACAGTCATCCCCGTGTACTGCTGGAACGAGACGTGGCTGAATGCCTTCCTGATCCCCACAATTCTGCGGTACACTTGCGGCATCAACGTCGTGTGGAGCGTTAACAGCTTCGCGCACGTCTTCGGCTACAGGCCTTATGACAa ATCACTCAACCCGCGTGAAAACCTAGCCGTATGGATGGTGTGTGTTGAAGGCTTCCACAACTACCACCACACCTTCCCGTGGGATTACCGCGCGACGGAGCTGCCGCTCTACAACATGCTCACTCCCACCATCGTGTTCATTGAGGCTATGGCGAAG ATTGGACAAGCATACGACCTGAAGAGCGTGACCCCTGAGATAGTAAAACAGCGATCACAACGTACCGGAGACGGCAGCCACCAACTCTGGGGCTGGGACGACCCCGAATTCACGGAAAAGCTGAAGGATAAGCTTGGCGCCGTCAGCAATACGGAGAGAGGAGAGAAAGTCAAATGTGGTTAA